In Equus caballus isolate H_3958 breed thoroughbred chromosome 7, TB-T2T, whole genome shotgun sequence, one DNA window encodes the following:
- the LOC100064626 gene encoding zinc finger protein 709 isoform X2, translating into MWETLRNLASVGEQWEDRDIEDWYKTQGRKLRSHTIERLCESEEGSQRGENLSLIPNLNLNKKTTGVKPHECSACGKVFMRHSSFHRHIRCHTGHKPCEYKKCGKKPYKCKYCGKTFCYLQFFETHERIHNGVKTCKCKECGKTLSCSRLLQIHERSHTVEKPYKCKECGKVFIYPSAFRIHERSHTGEKPYECKICGKAFKFSSNVHVHERTHTGEKPYKCKKCSKAFTCPSSLQRHERTHTGEKPYECKKCSKAFTSSGSLRRHERIHTKGKSYECKECGKDCLTLTKLEAHMVTHGGDGPYKCKECEKAFFSPSAFQLHGRSHNREKVYECKTCGKAFSRSSSVQRHERTHTGEKPYECKTCGKAFSCSSSVQRHEITHTGEKPYECQECGKAFICHTDFRRHMRVHTGEKPYKCEECGKAFSDYSSLKMHKRIHTGETPYVCKECGKAFVSLRGFQIHERNHTGEKPYECKECGEAFSYTSSLRKHESAHTGKNPYECKKCSKAFTSSSSLRIHERTHTGEKPYDCKECGKAFISLRYLRRHERIHTGEKPYKCQESGKAFIPHEKF; encoded by the coding sequence AAGTCATACGATAGAGAGACTCTGTGAAAGTGAAGAGGGTAGTCAACGTGGAGAAAACTTGAGCCTTATTCCAAATCTCAATCTGAACAAGAAAACTACTGGAGTGAAACCACATGAATGCAGTGCATGTGGAAAAGTCTTCATGCGTCATTCATCCTTTCATAGGCACATCAGATGTCACACTGGACACAAACCATGTGAATATAAAAAATGTGGAAAGAAGCCATATAAATGTAAGTACTGTGGAAAAACCTTCTGTTATCTCCAATTTTTTGAAACACATGAAAGAATTCACAATGGAGTGAAAACCtgtaaatgtaaggaatgtgggaaaaccCTTAGTTGTTCCCGTTTACTTCAGATACATGAAAGAAGTCACACTGtagagaaaccctataaatgtaaggaatgtgggaaagtaTTCATTTATCCCAGTGCATTTCGAATACATGAAAggagtcacactggagagaaaccctatgaatgtaaaatatgtggtAAAGCCTTCAAATTTTCCAGTAATGTTCACGTACacgaaagaactcatactggagagaaaccctataaatgtaaaAAGTGTAGTAAAGCCTTCACTTGTCCCAGTTctcttcaaagacatgaaagaactcacactggagagaaaccctatgaatgtaaaaaatgtagtaaagcattcacttcttccggTTCTCTTCgaagacatgaaagaattcatactaaAGGGAAatcctatgaatgtaaggaatgtgggaaagatTGTTTAACTCTCACAAAGCTTGAAGCACACATGGTCACTCACGGTGGAGATGgaccttataaatgtaaggaatgtgagaAAGCATTCTTTTCTCCCAGTGCCTTTCAACTGCATGGAAGGAGTCACAATAGAGAGAAAGTGTATGAATGTAAAACATGTGGTAAAGCCTTCAGTCGTTCCAGTTCTGTTCAACGACATGAAAggactcacactggagagaaaccctatgaatgtaaaacatGTGGTAAAGCCTTCAGTTGTTCTAGTTCTGTTCAACGACATGAAataactcatactggagagaaaccttatgaatgtcaggaatgtgggaaagccttcatttGTCACACAGACTTTCGAAGACACATGAGAGtgcacactggagagaaaccgtaTAAATGtgaagaatgtgggaaagctttcagtgATTACAGTTCcttaaaaatgcacaaaagaaTTCACACAGGAGAGACACCCTATGTATGTAAGGAATGTGGTAAGGCTTTTGTTTCTCTTCGAGGTTtccaaatacatgaaagaaatcacactggggagaaaccctatGAGTGTAAGGAATGTGGGGAAGCCTTCAGTTATACCAGTTCTCTTCGAAAACATGAAAGCGCTCATACTGGCAAAAACCCCTATGagtgtaaaaaatgcagtaaagcattcacttcttccagttctcttcgaatacatgaaagaactcatacaggagaaaaaccctatgattgtaaggaatgtggaaaagccttcatTTCTCTCAGATATCTTCgaagacatgaaagaattcatactggagagaaaccctataaatgtcaGGAAAGTGGCAAAGCCTTTATTCCTCATGAAAAGTTTTGA
- the LOC100064626 gene encoding zinc finger protein 709 isoform X3 — protein sequence MRHSSFHRHIRCHTGHKPCEYKKCGKKPYKCKYCGKTFCYLQFFETHERIHNGVKTCKCKECGKTLSCSRLLQIHERSHTVEKPYKCKECGKVFIYPSAFRIHERSHTGEKPYECKICGKAFKFSSNVHVHERTHTGEKPYKCKKCSKAFTCPSSLQRHERTHTGEKPYECKKCSKAFTSSGSLRRHERIHTKGKSYECKECGKDCLTLTKLEAHMVTHGGDGPYKCKECEKAFFSPSAFQLHGRSHNREKVYECKTCGKAFSRSSSVQRHERTHTGEKPYECKTCGKAFSCSSSVQRHEITHTGEKPYECQECGKAFICHTDFRRHMRVHTGEKPYKCEECGKAFSDYSSLKMHKRIHTGETPYVCKECGKAFVSLRGFQIHERNHTGEKPYECKECGEAFSYTSSLRKHESAHTGKNPYECKKCSKAFTSSSSLRIHERTHTGEKPYDCKECGKAFISLRYLRRHERIHTGEKPYKCQESGKAFIPHEKF from the coding sequence ATGCGTCATTCATCCTTTCATAGGCACATCAGATGTCACACTGGACACAAACCATGTGAATATAAAAAATGTGGAAAGAAGCCATATAAATGTAAGTACTGTGGAAAAACCTTCTGTTATCTCCAATTTTTTGAAACACATGAAAGAATTCACAATGGAGTGAAAACCtgtaaatgtaaggaatgtgggaaaaccCTTAGTTGTTCCCGTTTACTTCAGATACATGAAAGAAGTCACACTGtagagaaaccctataaatgtaaggaatgtgggaaagtaTTCATTTATCCCAGTGCATTTCGAATACATGAAAggagtcacactggagagaaaccctatgaatgtaaaatatgtggtAAAGCCTTCAAATTTTCCAGTAATGTTCACGTACacgaaagaactcatactggagagaaaccctataaatgtaaaAAGTGTAGTAAAGCCTTCACTTGTCCCAGTTctcttcaaagacatgaaagaactcacactggagagaaaccctatgaatgtaaaaaatgtagtaaagcattcacttcttccggTTCTCTTCgaagacatgaaagaattcatactaaAGGGAAatcctatgaatgtaaggaatgtgggaaagatTGTTTAACTCTCACAAAGCTTGAAGCACACATGGTCACTCACGGTGGAGATGgaccttataaatgtaaggaatgtgagaAAGCATTCTTTTCTCCCAGTGCCTTTCAACTGCATGGAAGGAGTCACAATAGAGAGAAAGTGTATGAATGTAAAACATGTGGTAAAGCCTTCAGTCGTTCCAGTTCTGTTCAACGACATGAAAggactcacactggagagaaaccctatgaatgtaaaacatGTGGTAAAGCCTTCAGTTGTTCTAGTTCTGTTCAACGACATGAAataactcatactggagagaaaccttatgaatgtcaggaatgtgggaaagccttcatttGTCACACAGACTTTCGAAGACACATGAGAGtgcacactggagagaaaccgtaTAAATGtgaagaatgtgggaaagctttcagtgATTACAGTTCcttaaaaatgcacaaaagaaTTCACACAGGAGAGACACCCTATGTATGTAAGGAATGTGGTAAGGCTTTTGTTTCTCTTCGAGGTTtccaaatacatgaaagaaatcacactggggagaaaccctatGAGTGTAAGGAATGTGGGGAAGCCTTCAGTTATACCAGTTCTCTTCGAAAACATGAAAGCGCTCATACTGGCAAAAACCCCTATGagtgtaaaaaatgcagtaaagcattcacttcttccagttctcttcgaatacatgaaagaactcatacaggagaaaaaccctatgattgtaaggaatgtggaaaagccttcatTTCTCTCAGATATCTTCgaagacatgaaagaattcatactggagagaaaccctataaatgtcaGGAAAGTGGCAAAGCCTTTATTCCTCATGAAAAGTTTTGA